The genomic window ATCCACAACTTTGTAGGGTACTTCAAGCTTGGTCCGACATGTCAAAGATGATTTCTGTATGTGTTCTGTTGTTGTTCATTTGGCTTCCAATCTTTATTTGCACATTCAGCAAAGCGAATCTAAACTGATCTTCTGTAGGCACTTGATTGTTTGGCTGTGATAACATTTGTTGGCGCAACTGATCTGGCTGAAACAGAGTCAGGTTTGAAAGCCATGTGGGATGTGATTCATCCAAAGTCAGGTTCAAATGTATGTTTTTCCATTACTTGTTATCATATTTCGCAAGCTAATGTTGTAAGAAGCTGCATCCAATTTTCTAGGTTGATTAAATATGTTTGGAATTTCTGCAGGTGGGAACTGTCCGGAAACCTAGACCTCCTGTGTTAGCAGCTGCTATATCTGCATGGACATTTCTCCTAACTACTATTGGTTCATGGAGGATAAATATTGATAGTTGGAAAGAGTTAGTACCCTCCATTTTCCTCTTGTTGCATGTGCGTGCACAACAACCTATTGACGGAACTACCTAATTTACCTTTCTTCTACTTGCTAGGCCCATCGCATTTCTCTCTACTCTTTTAGAAGCAGAGGATCGTGCTGTTCGGATGGCTGCTGGTGAAGCATTAGCTTTGTGCTTCGAGTTAAATCTGCTTGATGTTTCTTCTTGTGATGATGGTGATGTTAACACTGGAGGAACTGGTGGTTCTAAGAACAAGCTTTTCTTGGATATGCAAGCGTTGAAGGCCAAAATATCAGGTCTAGCCTCTAACCTCTCTGCAGAGGCTGGGGGGAAAGGTGCAGACAAGAAAAACCTTACTGACCAAAGAGACTTGTTTCAACGAATCTTGGATTTTGTCAAGGTCTGGTTCATATCCACTCTAGTTAGATCTTCAAATTCTTTGTTCTGTTTCTCTTATCGTTGATAATGATCTTTTTGCAGTATGGTGAGTGCCCGGAAGAATCACTTAAGATTGCAGGAAAGCGTGATGTCTTAAGGGTTTCATCATGGTCTGAATTAGTCCAGGTGCTTGTTTTTCGCTCTCCTTGGCTTGCAGAATTGTACATTTTCATTCATTTTTTCATTAACTATATTTTTCCTTGATAATCAGTTGAATTTCTTAAAGCGGATCCTTGGGAGAGGCTTTCTGAAGCATGTGCAGGTTACTATCTTAAGAATGGCTCTTTTTCACTGTTCAAATTTACTTGATGATATGACAAACTTTGGCATTCTTTTGTATACAGGGCaatggacttcttcaagatatCTTTGACATTAAGACTGACACAACTGAAACTCTGTCATCCACTGATAAGGTAAGAAAGTAAGAAACTGATGCCATAGATGACCTAAGTTGCAATTCTACTTTAGGTGTTATGTAGGAAAATTTATCAAAGTTGAACATTATGGTCTATTAGATGTGGGGCCACATCCCATGCCAGTTGGAGATAAGCAAACCTCAAGAGGTCTTTAACTGCTGACCTGCCAATACAATTACCAAAAGCTCATACCTTCAGTAAAAACAGACTATAACTAGGATAGAAAGCTAGAAAGATAGGGTAGCAAGATAGGGCCTGAGTGCTTCTGAGTTTTTGGGTTTAGGTTTGCAGCTATTTAGATTTCAGGATACGAGGGCGACAATGTAAAAAGTAAGGCAGAAGGCACAGTGTCCTTGATTGCTTCATTTAAACTGTGGTTGGCTGGCTATGTTTTGCATGATTCCAATCACGGACCAAGCCCGTAAATAATTATTGGCTTTATTATCTATTACTCCCCATGTAGTAGAACATACTTTCCTGTAAATAATAGTATGGACCTGGGTGAGTTTTGATTTGTCTGTTTGTACAGACTGTTCAGACTTGAGTCTTTACAACCTTCCACATCTTCTCTTATCCGTTCAAGTTTCTCCTGTTGATCTGCCTATTCTCTCGGTTTGCTATTATTTTAATATGGGTTTATGATCACAAACAACCCAAATCTCTTGCAGAAAATCTTTAGGtctgaagaagaaaaaggaagagcTCTAAAGTTAAACAAGGATCGTCGTCTA from Phragmites australis chromosome 14, lpPhrAust1.1, whole genome shotgun sequence includes these protein-coding regions:
- the LOC133890780 gene encoding uncharacterized protein LOC133890780; translated protein: MGKSKKSKARGGGDDLLDSSDADSVGSSSTALSDLSISYATEHINSQEFVLDKYIDALYEKRGSTREKALASLVEAFESFMLHDLVENKYATLLSQFNNSVKKGSTKEGCLASRAIGLLAITLGAGNSSHEIMEESHPQLCRVLQAWSDMSKMISALDCLAVITFVGATDLAETESGLKAMWDVIHPKSGSNVGTVRKPRPPVLAAAISAWTFLLTTIGSWRINIDSWKEPIAFLSTLLEAEDRAVRMAAGEALALCFELNLLDVSSCDDGDVNTGGTGGSKNKLFLDMQALKAKISGLASNLSAEAGGKGADKKNLTDQRDLFQRILDFVKYGECPEESLKIAGKRDVLRVSSWSELVQLNFLKRILGRGFLKHVQGNGLLQDIFDIKTDTTETLSSTDKKIFRSEEEKGRALKLNKDRRLAQARKNAAILND